One window of the Paenibacillus beijingensis genome contains the following:
- a CDS encoding radical SAM/SPASM domain-containing protein, translated as MHLGQNTVLLRVNLPKDLLGDGYYDESGKVAVASNPVTGAMDILSGEEAAALEAIRSDGDWENYDPSLIHNLHERGYIFDQHSAEQIAYNHVVDQYNEGIRTAPFQFMFIPSFLCNLACPYCFEGDLTKASPRMTKEMIDSAFDMIPTLQELHDNEGQPYITLFGGEPFLDIPAQREAVEYIMKNAYERNYPITAVTNGVQLDRYIPLLKKYEIREIQVSLDGPPEIHNQRRIFRGGKPTFHLIEKNIDEAIAAGLRVLVRVLVDKQTLGSYPAFAEYALQKGWLDHPRLSFFYGFTKHVGFLDVDPNHPAEHRHGHIDRDYTLDLLDDFYQMLRENPLVDRMLKPDPVRLRSPILEGDIVRPNLQGCSAGTSVLAFDPNGRIYGCPETVGRTHHAFGTYFPDFSYNRQYREPWRTRNVDSVPMCRDCNVKLFCGGGGCPIKAWAFNGGDFNSAYCPKVESVKAQLTKGLEYMIPLAFKDDPYTTEKREETEWDEMKKVGAFLWRS; from the coding sequence ATGCATCTCGGACAAAACACCGTTCTTCTCCGGGTAAATCTGCCCAAGGATTTGCTGGGAGACGGATATTACGATGAGAGCGGGAAAGTGGCCGTAGCCTCCAACCCGGTAACCGGGGCTATGGATATTTTATCCGGCGAAGAAGCAGCGGCATTGGAGGCTATTCGCTCGGACGGTGATTGGGAAAACTACGATCCCTCGCTCATCCACAATCTTCATGAGCGAGGATATATTTTTGATCAGCATTCCGCTGAACAAATTGCATATAACCATGTCGTGGATCAATATAACGAAGGAATAAGAACAGCGCCGTTTCAGTTCATGTTTATTCCTTCTTTTTTGTGCAATTTGGCTTGTCCCTACTGTTTCGAAGGGGATTTGACCAAAGCAAGTCCGCGCATGACCAAAGAAATGATCGACAGCGCTTTTGATATGATTCCCACCCTGCAGGAGCTGCACGATAACGAAGGGCAGCCCTATATTACGCTATTTGGCGGAGAGCCGTTCCTGGATATTCCGGCGCAGCGGGAAGCCGTTGAATACATTATGAAAAATGCCTACGAGCGCAATTACCCCATAACTGCTGTGACGAACGGTGTGCAGCTGGACCGCTATATCCCCTTGCTGAAAAAATATGAGATCCGGGAAATCCAGGTCAGCTTGGACGGTCCGCCGGAAATTCATAATCAGCGAAGGATTTTCCGGGGAGGAAAGCCCACTTTTCACCTGATCGAAAAGAATATCGACGAGGCGATCGCTGCCGGCCTGCGCGTTCTGGTCCGGGTGCTGGTCGACAAACAAACGCTCGGCAGTTACCCTGCATTCGCGGAATATGCCTTGCAAAAAGGCTGGCTGGATCACCCCAGACTGTCGTTTTTCTACGGCTTTACGAAGCATGTCGGATTTCTGGATGTCGATCCCAATCATCCCGCAGAACACCGGCATGGGCACATCGACCGAGATTATACACTTGATTTACTTGACGACTTCTATCAAATGCTGCGGGAAAACCCGCTTGTGGACCGTATGCTGAAACCGGATCCGGTTCGGCTGCGTTCTCCTATCCTGGAAGGAGATATCGTTCGCCCGAATCTGCAGGGGTGCAGTGCAGGGACGAGCGTCTTGGCGTTTGATCCCAATGGCCGCATCTATGGCTGCCCGGAAACGGTAGGAAGGACGCATCATGCATTTGGAACCTATTTTCCGGATTTCAGTTACAACCGGCAGTATAGGGAGCCTTGGCGGACCCGGAATGTCGACAGCGTTCCCATGTGCCGGGACTGCAACGTGAAGCTCTTCTGCGGCGGGGGAGGCTGTCCAATCAAAGCATGGGCTTTCAACGGAGGCGACTTCAACAGTGCCTATTGTCCGAAGGTGGAATCGGTCAAGGCGCAATTGACGAAGGGCTTGGAATACATGATACCGCTCGCATTCAAGGACGATCCTTATACCACGGAAAAAAGGGAGGAAACGGAATGGGACGAAATGAAAAAAGTTGGAGCGTTCCTATGGAGGTCGTAA
- a CDS encoding TniQ family protein — MNGYEDIDNHLKILYYYKPILDQLKKYRKYPTEENNYYDLAEVLTGVEIVDNRNRDRKFLSKRELLLGHGYRRYPSVTRYCPKCLVESKYHRLHWSMIPVIICEKHKCFLEYKCSSCNQPINLKATVTGKCSLCETTLISSHISNVNKESLENNVILTGHDYFSRRRVYLHFNYHQLFRLKKWLMFCIISCLQNLQDKEVVSIQYSKISNVVSILDSDLDRVRDFLIFTDSLIANWPSNLMNYLEKEYQTGREGEF; from the coding sequence ATGAACGGTTATGAAGATATAGATAATCACTTGAAGATTTTATATTACTATAAGCCCATATTAGACCAATTAAAGAAATATAGAAAGTATCCTACCGAAGAAAATAATTATTATGATCTAGCGGAAGTACTTACTGGAGTCGAAATTGTTGATAATCGAAATCGTGATAGGAAATTTTTAAGCAAAAGAGAATTATTATTAGGCCACGGCTATAGAAGGTACCCTTCTGTAACAAGATATTGTCCAAAATGTCTTGTAGAAAGTAAATATCACAGGCTTCATTGGTCAATGATTCCGGTAATAATATGCGAAAAACATAAATGTTTCTTGGAATATAAATGTTCATCTTGTAATCAACCAATCAACCTTAAAGCAACTGTAACGGGCAAATGTAGTCTATGTGAAACAACTCTAATATCAAGTCACATTTCTAACGTTAATAAAGAGTCATTAGAAAATAATGTCATCTTGACTGGTCACGATTATTTTAGTAGAAGAAGAGTATATTTACATTTCAACTACCACCAACTATTTAGACTTAAGAAGTGGTTAATGTTCTGTATTATTTCATGCCTTCAAAATCTCCAGGATAAAGAAGTAGTGAGCATTCAATACTCGAAAATCTCCAATGTGGTTTCTATTTTGGACTCAGATTTGGATCGTGTAAGAGATTTTTTAATTTTTACTGATTCGTTAATTGCAAATTGGCCTAGTAATTTAATGAATTATCTTGAAAAAGAATATCAAACAGGAAGAGAAGGGGAATTTTAA
- a CDS encoding intein-containing adenosylcobalamin-dependent ribonucleoside-diphosphate reductase: METKGTNALTGLSEKIFLDRYAWKNADSSETKVGDVVLVLTKDDPKFPAKEVGEVIARKGSVVTVRTRSGAVVESDVEKLTLTVEKTPEEMWNRLAGAMASVEDTVEKQKTWSERFRYILDDWKLVPGGRIAAGAGASEELTLFNCYVIPSPHDSRGGIMSTLSEMTEIMARGGGVGINLSSLRPRRSIVAGVNGSSSGAVSWGGLFSYTTGLIEQGGSRRGALMLMINDWHPDLMDFITVKQTMGQVTNANLSVCVSNDFMKAVKEDLDWELVFPDTRDPQYNELWDGDLEAWRQRGKRVIHYKTVRARDVWHTIIESAWKSAEPGVVFMEYYNQMSNSWYFNPIICTNPCFHPETRITSEYGLITIEELYKKTAGQSFLVGTDVRLVEQARVVGGRSYELPGIEMRRAVVFPTGVKETVVVSLQNGMEIKVTPDHRLYTSGGWKEARYLTNEDYVYVQSGEGRFAAQDELGEQWGLFLGWLTGDGWVSKRGDIGMVFGAEDGDALERLLEAGEVLSGVKAKIFERENGTKQVNWWRKALCDKLIGLGVKAVKAPEKEVPDAIFTSTETTVTAFLQGLFSADGTVYDRDEMHRTVRLTSSSRKLLQGVQLLLLNYGINSSIYARPKQAQAQFQYTTKDGEVRLYESRDFFELVISGNNIVVFKEKIGLNLVARKQEALQRIARPSRKSEKFLSKVARVIPGETITVYDITEPVTHSLVANGIVAHNCGEQGLPAWGVCNLSAVNLSKFYDEKKHDVDWEELAKVTRWSTRFLDNVIDKTPYHFPENEANQKNERRVGLGTMGLAELMIKLEIRYGSPESLEFLDRIYGFIAREAYMASTEIAAEKGSFKAFEADKFLQSGFMKNMVSEFPEVGEAVTKRGMRNVTVLTQAPTGSTGTMVGTSTGIEPYFAFEYFRQSRLGFDKQLVPIAQAWKDAHPGEELPEFFVTAMDLSAEDHIRAQAAIQRWVDSSISKTANCPADFTVEETKQLYELAFDLGCKGVTIYRDGSRDVQVLSTKKDEDKKADASVETPAAEPQGAVGVPASEVQPAASAAAQPGLTTISATSGADKNAASVKAAAAGKEDASIGSMNATLNASVSPKNEAVFDKEYKRRPQVLRGATYKVNTPFGMAYITINDLNGTPGEIFLNVGKAGSDVFAMAEALGRVCSLFLRYGDHGNKVKLLIKHLKGIGGSGAIGFGANRVESIADAVAKSLELHMQSAEELAASYVNAPLASTLETLEAEAQPDTADGRSHAAPAHGLNPYASGSLDLCPSCGSASLLNVEGCKTCQNCGYSRCN; the protein is encoded by the coding sequence GTGGAGACAAAGGGAACGAATGCCCTGACGGGGCTGAGCGAAAAGATTTTTTTGGATCGTTACGCTTGGAAAAATGCGGACAGCAGCGAGACGAAAGTCGGGGATGTGGTGCTCGTGCTGACCAAAGACGACCCGAAGTTTCCGGCAAAGGAAGTCGGCGAGGTTATCGCCCGCAAAGGATCGGTCGTTACGGTTCGCACGCGCAGCGGCGCGGTCGTGGAGTCCGATGTGGAGAAGCTGACGCTGACCGTCGAAAAGACGCCCGAAGAAATGTGGAACCGTCTCGCCGGCGCGATGGCTTCCGTAGAAGATACGGTTGAAAAGCAAAAAACATGGAGCGAACGCTTCCGCTATATATTGGACGATTGGAAGCTTGTACCCGGCGGCCGGATCGCGGCCGGAGCGGGCGCAAGCGAGGAGCTGACGCTCTTTAACTGTTACGTTATTCCGTCGCCGCACGACAGCAGGGGCGGCATTATGTCGACGCTGTCGGAGATGACGGAAATTATGGCCCGCGGCGGCGGTGTCGGCATCAACCTGTCGTCGCTTCGCCCGCGCCGCTCGATCGTTGCCGGCGTGAACGGCTCCTCCAGCGGCGCCGTATCGTGGGGCGGCCTGTTCAGCTACACGACGGGCCTGATCGAGCAGGGCGGCAGCCGCCGCGGCGCGCTGATGCTCATGATCAACGACTGGCATCCAGATCTGATGGACTTCATCACCGTCAAGCAGACGATGGGGCAGGTGACCAACGCCAACCTGTCGGTTTGCGTCAGCAACGATTTTATGAAGGCGGTTAAGGAGGATCTCGATTGGGAGCTTGTGTTCCCGGATACCCGCGATCCTCAGTACAACGAGCTGTGGGACGGCGACTTGGAAGCGTGGCGCCAGCGCGGCAAAAGGGTCATCCACTACAAAACGGTCCGCGCCCGCGACGTGTGGCACACCATCATCGAATCGGCCTGGAAATCGGCTGAGCCGGGCGTCGTCTTCATGGAATATTACAATCAGATGTCGAACAGCTGGTATTTCAATCCGATCATCTGTACGAACCCGTGTTTTCATCCCGAGACCCGGATTACTTCCGAATATGGACTCATAACGATTGAGGAGCTCTATAAGAAAACAGCGGGCCAATCGTTTCTCGTCGGAACGGATGTGCGGCTTGTAGAACAGGCGCGTGTAGTCGGCGGACGTTCCTATGAATTGCCGGGTATAGAGATGCGCCGGGCAGTCGTATTTCCGACCGGGGTGAAGGAGACGGTTGTCGTCTCCCTGCAAAACGGCATGGAAATCAAAGTGACGCCGGATCATCGGTTGTACACAAGCGGCGGCTGGAAAGAAGCTCGTTATCTGACAAACGAGGATTACGTTTACGTTCAGTCCGGCGAAGGCCGATTTGCGGCGCAAGATGAGCTGGGCGAGCAGTGGGGACTATTCCTAGGTTGGCTGACGGGGGACGGATGGGTTTCAAAACGCGGCGATATCGGCATGGTATTTGGAGCGGAAGATGGCGACGCCCTTGAGCGGCTGCTCGAAGCAGGCGAAGTTTTGTCCGGAGTTAAAGCGAAAATTTTTGAACGGGAGAACGGGACGAAGCAAGTGAACTGGTGGCGTAAAGCGCTTTGCGATAAGCTCATCGGGCTTGGAGTCAAGGCCGTGAAAGCACCGGAAAAAGAAGTGCCTGATGCGATCTTTACCTCAACGGAAACGACAGTGACCGCCTTTTTGCAGGGGTTGTTCAGCGCGGACGGAACCGTCTACGATCGGGACGAGATGCATCGGACGGTACGGCTCACATCGAGTTCCAGGAAGCTTTTGCAAGGTGTGCAGCTGCTGCTTTTGAATTATGGCATCAACAGCTCCATCTATGCACGCCCGAAACAAGCGCAAGCGCAATTCCAGTATACGACCAAAGACGGAGAAGTTCGTTTGTATGAAAGCCGTGACTTTTTCGAACTTGTCATATCGGGCAACAACATCGTTGTATTTAAGGAAAAAATCGGATTAAACCTGGTAGCGCGCAAACAAGAAGCGCTGCAGCGTATCGCCCGCCCTTCCCGCAAGTCGGAGAAGTTCTTGTCCAAAGTGGCCCGCGTAATCCCGGGTGAGACAATCACCGTATACGATATTACCGAGCCGGTTACCCATTCTTTGGTCGCAAACGGCATCGTCGCCCACAACTGCGGAGAGCAGGGCCTCCCGGCATGGGGCGTCTGCAACCTGTCCGCGGTCAACCTCTCCAAGTTTTACGACGAGAAGAAGCACGACGTCGATTGGGAGGAACTGGCCAAAGTAACGCGCTGGTCGACCCGTTTTCTGGACAACGTCATCGACAAAACGCCATATCATTTCCCGGAAAATGAAGCGAACCAGAAGAACGAGCGCCGCGTAGGACTAGGTACGATGGGTCTCGCCGAGCTGATGATTAAGCTGGAAATCCGCTACGGCAGCCCGGAATCGCTTGAGTTTCTCGACCGCATTTACGGCTTTATAGCGCGCGAAGCATACATGGCATCGACCGAAATCGCCGCGGAGAAAGGTTCGTTCAAGGCGTTCGAGGCAGACAAATTCCTGCAAAGCGGATTTATGAAAAATATGGTTTCGGAGTTTCCCGAAGTGGGCGAAGCGGTGACAAAACGCGGTATGCGCAACGTTACCGTCCTGACGCAGGCACCGACCGGAAGTACGGGTACGATGGTCGGCACTTCCACGGGCATCGAGCCGTATTTCGCATTTGAATATTTCCGCCAAAGCCGTCTCGGCTTCGACAAGCAGCTCGTGCCGATCGCGCAGGCGTGGAAGGATGCACATCCGGGCGAAGAGCTGCCGGAATTTTTCGTCACGGCGATGGACCTTTCGGCGGAAGACCATATCCGCGCCCAGGCGGCGATTCAGCGCTGGGTTGACAGCTCGATCTCCAAGACGGCCAACTGTCCGGCCGACTTTACAGTGGAAGAGACGAAGCAGCTGTATGAGCTCGCGTTCGATCTCGGCTGTAAAGGCGTGACGATTTATCGCGACGGCAGCCGCGACGTACAGGTGTTGTCGACGAAGAAAGACGAAGACAAGAAAGCGGATGCCTCAGTGGAAACGCCGGCGGCAGAACCGCAGGGGGCGGTCGGAGTTCCTGCCTCCGAAGTACAACCAGCTGCCAGCGCTGCTGCTCAGCCGGGCTTAACGACAATTTCTGCGACCAGCGGAGCGGACAAGAACGCCGCGAGCGTGAAAGCTGCCGCCGCCGGCAAAGAAGACGCTTCGATCGGAAGCATGAACGCAACGCTGAACGCCAGTGTATCACCGAAGAATGAGGCTGTATTCGATAAAGAATACAAACGCCGTCCGCAAGTTCTGCGCGGCGCGACTTACAAGGTGAACACGCCGTTCGGCATGGCTTATATTACGATTAACGACTTGAACGGAACGCCGGGCGAAATATTCCTTAACGTCGGCAAAGCAGGGTCGGACGTATTCGCCATGGCGGAAGCGCTCGGCCGCGTTTGCTCGCTGTTCCTTCGTTACGGCGATCACGGCAACAAGGTCAAGCTGCTGATCAAGCATCTGAAAGGCATCGGCGGCTCCGGCGCGATCGGCTTTGGCGCGAACCGCGTCGAGTCGATCGCCGATGCGGTCGCCAAATCGCTGGAGCTGCATATGCAGTCGGCCGAAGAGCTCGCCGCCTCTTACGTGAATGCGCCGCTCGCCAGCACGCTGGAAACGCTGGAAGCGGAAGCTCAACCGGACACAGCCGACGGCCGCTCCCATGCGGCCCCTGCTCACGGTTTGAATCCGTATGCTTCGGGCTCGCTCGATCTGTGTCCATCGTGCGGCAGCGCCTCGCTGCTGAACGTGGAAGGGTGCAAGACGTGCCAGAACTGCGGCTACAGCCGGTGTAATTAA
- a CDS encoding DEAD/DEAH box helicase, whose product MSRIHKLSGENKLHPLVQFQFDRTWFDELHSRLDKNGPWDDWTLFQLAVEAEQAQRVESFEELQSLRCLQDLQPMPHQIETARKVVHEMGGRAILADEVGLGKTIEAGLVLKEYMVRGLVRRTLILVPASLVLQWVRELNTKFGIPAVAQKRAHTWQNDVVVASIDTAKRDPHKDMLLSGDYDMLIIDEAHKLKNKKTSNYQFITQLRKKYCLLLTATPVQNDLDELFNLITLLKPGQLGGQSEFSSNFVVGKRLPKNEDQLQDALSGVMIRNRRGDGGIQFTKRIVRNVPLRLSPEEQALYDAVTAFVKERYEESGGDLSSMLSLVTLQREVCSSRDAVFLTLVNLFKKTSEDSPVRPKIWELVNVIKGIKANTKAEKAMELIRESDEKVIIFTEYRATQEYLLNFLRSHDMVAVPYRGGMNRGKKDWMMDLFRGRAQAMIATEAGGEGINLQFCSRIINFDLPWNPMRVEQRIGRVHRLGQTEDVKIFNLCTTGTIEEHIVHLLHEKINMFELVIGELDHILERFQKDDGSIEQTLAKLMLEAGGGADMLEKIERLGSSLSRIRSEVRSGSPSMPLGAVLDGIGRTVEVRP is encoded by the coding sequence ATGTCCCGAATCCATAAGCTCTCCGGGGAAAACAAGCTGCATCCGCTGGTGCAATTCCAGTTCGACCGGACGTGGTTCGACGAACTTCACAGCCGGCTGGATAAGAACGGACCGTGGGATGACTGGACGCTGTTCCAGCTTGCCGTCGAAGCCGAGCAGGCGCAGCGGGTCGAAAGCTTTGAAGAGTTGCAGTCTCTGCGCTGCCTGCAGGATTTGCAGCCGATGCCGCACCAGATCGAAACGGCGCGCAAAGTCGTTCACGAAATGGGCGGCAGAGCGATATTGGCCGACGAGGTCGGTCTCGGCAAAACGATCGAAGCCGGCTTGGTGCTCAAAGAATATATGGTACGCGGACTGGTGCGGCGAACGCTCATTTTGGTGCCGGCTTCGCTTGTGCTGCAATGGGTCAGAGAGCTTAATACCAAATTCGGCATCCCCGCCGTCGCCCAAAAGAGAGCACATACGTGGCAAAATGACGTCGTCGTCGCTTCAATCGATACGGCCAAACGCGACCCTCATAAAGATATGCTGCTTTCCGGCGATTACGATATGCTCATTATCGATGAGGCGCATAAGCTGAAAAATAAAAAGACAAGCAACTACCAGTTCATTACCCAGCTGCGCAAAAAATATTGCCTGCTGCTCACCGCGACTCCCGTGCAAAACGATTTGGACGAGCTCTTTAACTTGATTACGCTGCTCAAGCCGGGGCAGCTCGGGGGTCAAAGCGAATTTTCGTCGAATTTCGTCGTCGGCAAACGGCTGCCGAAAAATGAGGACCAGCTGCAGGATGCGCTTTCCGGCGTCATGATCCGCAACCGGCGCGGTGACGGCGGCATCCAATTCACGAAACGGATCGTGCGCAACGTTCCCTTGCGTTTGTCACCTGAGGAACAGGCGCTCTATGACGCGGTAACGGCGTTCGTGAAGGAGCGGTATGAAGAAAGCGGCGGCGATTTGTCCAGCATGCTGTCGCTCGTCACGCTGCAGCGCGAGGTGTGCAGCAGCCGCGACGCGGTGTTCCTGACCCTCGTCAACCTGTTCAAGAAAACGTCCGAGGACTCGCCCGTGCGCCCGAAAATATGGGAGCTGGTCAACGTCATCAAAGGGATCAAAGCGAATACGAAAGCGGAAAAAGCGATGGAGCTGATCCGCGAAAGCGACGAGAAAGTGATCATTTTCACCGAATACCGGGCGACGCAGGAATATTTGCTGAACTTTTTGCGGTCCCACGACATGGTAGCGGTTCCTTACCGGGGCGGCATGAACCGGGGCAAAAAGGATTGGATGATGGACCTGTTCCGCGGACGGGCCCAGGCGATGATAGCGACCGAAGCGGGCGGCGAAGGCATCAATCTGCAGTTTTGCAGCCGCATCATCAACTTCGATCTGCCCTGGAATCCAATGCGGGTCGAGCAGCGGATCGGGCGTGTGCACCGGCTCGGCCAAACCGAGGACGTCAAAATTTTCAATCTGTGCACGACCGGGACGATCGAGGAGCATATCGTCCATTTGCTGCATGAAAAAATCAACATGTTTGAGCTTGTAATCGGGGAGCTGGACCATATTCTCGAGCGGTTTCAAAAGGATGACGGTTCCATTGAACAGACACTGGCCAAGCTGATGCTGGAAGCAGGCGGCGGAGCGGATATGCTCGAGAAAATCGAACGGCTCGGCAGCTCGCTCAGCCGCATTCGCAGCGAAGTGCGCTCGGGTTCGCCTTCGATGCCGCTGGGAGCGGTTCTGGACGGAATCGGCCGGACAGTGGAGGTGCGCCCATGA
- a CDS encoding YqhG family protein, whose translation MNEKQIQKFVLKYMEATDSRILEKSPAHLTVKLSPAADRALTNRPYYWSFVEKMGTEPETMTFLFVTDKARYDNAAAANDAAPNSQAAAADAALGRSLGFVHGSLNTAAVRIPREDLYFGSRKLDQLFAAAKNGGSFVYLFQEPDKRALHPFDSIAYSAWLGVNIKVEFACDRKREEIHSFGVSLATGQCVERFHERLLDLRMTPRLPANVHIAKNGISLNKALAIIEQTLEKKLRLYDYGWAAGAAARLEDELAQVEHYYRPLLESSDDESRPRIQEQFDNRQAEIRWQFEPRVHASAINGGIFHLSGIG comes from the coding sequence ATGAATGAGAAGCAGATTCAAAAATTTGTGCTCAAATATATGGAAGCGACGGACTCGCGCATTTTGGAAAAATCCCCGGCGCACTTGACGGTGAAGCTCTCCCCCGCTGCGGACCGGGCTTTGACGAACCGCCCCTACTACTGGAGTTTTGTCGAAAAGATGGGGACGGAGCCGGAGACGATGACCTTTCTGTTCGTAACCGATAAAGCCCGTTACGATAACGCGGCGGCTGCGAACGATGCCGCCCCCAATTCGCAGGCCGCTGCCGCCGACGCCGCGCTCGGACGGTCGCTCGGCTTTGTGCACGGGAGTCTGAATACGGCGGCGGTTCGCATTCCGCGCGAAGATTTGTATTTCGGCTCGCGCAAGCTGGACCAGCTGTTTGCAGCCGCCAAAAACGGAGGCAGCTTTGTTTACCTGTTCCAGGAACCGGACAAACGGGCGCTGCATCCGTTCGATTCGATTGCCTATTCGGCCTGGCTTGGCGTCAATATAAAGGTGGAATTCGCCTGCGACCGCAAACGCGAGGAAATTCACTCCTTCGGCGTATCGCTTGCGACCGGCCAATGCGTCGAACGGTTTCACGAGCGCCTGCTCGATCTCCGCATGACCCCGAGGCTTCCAGCCAACGTCCATATTGCGAAAAACGGCATTTCGCTGAACAAGGCGCTGGCAATCATCGAGCAGACGCTCGAAAAGAAACTGCGCCTCTACGATTACGGCTGGGCGGCCGGCGCCGCAGCGAGACTGGAAGACGAACTGGCGCAGGTGGAGCACTACTACCGGCCGCTGCTGGAGTCGTCCGACGATGAGAGCCGCCCCCGCATTCAGGAGCAGTTCGACAACCGGCAGGCGGAAATCCGCTGGCAGTTTGAACCGAGAGTGCACGCTTCCGCCATAAACGGCGGCATTTTTCACCTGTCGGGCATCGGCTAA
- a CDS encoding YqzE family protein has product MAESEDWIKYMTGRFVTYVDTPRDIRRETKKAAKAVQEPWLTRWFGMGPMGMMLWMRGIWRDRR; this is encoded by the coding sequence ATGGCCGAATCTGAAGATTGGATCAAATATATGACCGGGCGCTTCGTTACTTATGTCGATACGCCGAGGGATATCAGGCGCGAAACGAAAAAAGCGGCAAAAGCGGTGCAGGAACCGTGGCTGACGCGATGGTTCGGAATGGGTCCGATGGGAATGATGCTCTGGATGCGAGGGATCTGGCGCGATCGCCGATAG
- a CDS encoding N-acetylmuramoyl-L-alanine amidase family protein has protein sequence MASFWGSGFGKGIAVAGAFCMLWGASGAPGYARELRTPEKYEALPYAEVLIDAGHGGIDSGAYYEDVLEKDINLAIAKKVYALLKAYRFSVVLNRTGDYALSDDNRWHVTRSRHRKDLSQRGQLTEEIRTGMLISLHVNWTSDRSKHGPLVLHQRSGESALLALCLQDALNRQQHSRFLPREGKPFYLLNRVKQPAVIIEMGFVSNAEDRAMLTSAKGQDRIAHAIVSGLRHYRTLAR, from the coding sequence ATGGCATCGTTCTGGGGGAGTGGATTTGGGAAAGGAATCGCTGTTGCCGGGGCGTTCTGCATGTTGTGGGGAGCCAGTGGAGCGCCGGGCTATGCCCGCGAGCTTCGCACGCCGGAAAAATATGAGGCCCTTCCTTATGCCGAAGTGTTAATCGATGCCGGCCACGGAGGGATTGACAGCGGCGCTTATTATGAAGACGTCTTGGAAAAAGACATTAATCTTGCGATCGCCAAAAAGGTGTATGCACTGCTGAAAGCTTACCGGTTTTCCGTCGTCCTGAACCGGACGGGAGACTACGCTCTCAGCGACGATAACCGCTGGCATGTAACCCGCTCCAGACATCGTAAAGATCTGTCTCAACGGGGTCAACTGACGGAAGAGATCCGTACCGGCATGCTGATCAGCCTTCATGTCAATTGGACATCGGATCGTAGCAAACACGGACCGCTGGTGCTGCATCAACGAAGCGGCGAAAGCGCGCTGCTGGCGCTATGTCTTCAGGATGCCCTGAACCGACAGCAGCACAGCCGTTTTCTGCCGCGTGAAGGAAAACCGTTCTATTTGCTTAACCGGGTTAAACAGCCGGCCGTCATTATTGAAATGGGATTCGTCAGCAATGCCGAGGACAGGGCGATGCTGACCTCTGCCAAAGGGCAAGACCGCATCGCTCACGCCATCGTATCCGGGTTAAGGCATTACCGGACGCTCGCTCGCTGA
- a CDS encoding divergent polysaccharide deacetylase family protein yields MKSWKAGLLALLLLAAAGVRPFAAAAEPDAVGNEPANPVINGRVAVVIDDLGNAMDGTEQMLQLPIKLTVAVMPFMQTTKADAEHAHKLGRDVIVHMPMEPNRGKAKWLGPGAITADMSDEEVRKRVEQAIDDVPYAIGMNNHMGSKVTVNERIMRVVLMVCRERGLFFLDSRTAYKSVIPKIGRQVGVPVIGNDVFLDDVYSAGHVAGQIRVLQKFLESHRDAVTIGHVGPPGKITSAVLLRSIPAMKRHTEFVRLSELLP; encoded by the coding sequence ATAAAATCATGGAAAGCCGGCCTGCTTGCGTTGCTGCTGCTGGCGGCTGCAGGAGTTCGCCCTTTTGCTGCAGCGGCGGAGCCGGACGCAGTGGGAAATGAGCCGGCGAACCCGGTTATAAACGGCAGGGTAGCGGTTGTCATTGACGATCTGGGCAATGCGATGGACGGAACGGAGCAAATGCTGCAGCTGCCGATCAAGCTGACGGTGGCGGTCATGCCGTTTATGCAAACGACGAAAGCGGATGCCGAACATGCGCATAAGCTTGGCCGCGACGTCATCGTTCATATGCCGATGGAACCGAACCGCGGCAAAGCGAAATGGCTCGGACCGGGGGCGATCACAGCGGACATGAGCGATGAGGAAGTGCGCAAGAGAGTGGAGCAAGCAATTGACGATGTCCCCTATGCGATTGGGATGAATAATCATATGGGATCCAAAGTGACGGTCAATGAGCGGATTATGCGTGTCGTGTTAATGGTTTGCCGGGAACGCGGCTTATTTTTTCTAGACAGCCGTACCGCTTATAAGAGCGTCATCCCGAAGATTGGCCGGCAAGTTGGGGTGCCCGTTATCGGGAATGACGTCTTCCTCGACGACGTATATTCAGCCGGGCACGTAGCCGGACAAATCCGCGTGCTGCAAAAATTTCTCGAGTCCCACCGCGATGCGGTTACAATCGGTCATGTCGGTCCGCCGGGAAAAATTACATCTGCGGTTCTTTTGCGTTCCATTCCGGCCATGAAGCGCCATACGGAGTTCGTCCGGCTGTCGGAACTGCTGCCTTAA